A single region of the Halarsenatibacter silvermanii genome encodes:
- a CDS encoding transposase has product MRKSWAHEFQNTIFPDINEERFAVLYSDKPSRPNTPINVIIGGLLIKELNNLTDEELVAQIHFNTEYQYVL; this is encoded by the coding sequence TTGCGTAAAAGCTGGGCTCATGAATTTCAAAATACAATTTTTCCTGACATCAATGAAGAACGTTTTGCCGTTCTTTACAGCGATAAGCCCTCCCGCCCCAATACACCTATCAATGTAATCATAGGAGGGCTGCTCATAAAAGAGCTTAATAATCTCACCGATGAAGAGCTTGTAGCTCAGATTCATTTTAATACAGAGTACCAATATGTTCTGTGA